One window of the Salvia splendens isolate huo1 chromosome 1, SspV2, whole genome shotgun sequence genome contains the following:
- the LOC121811655 gene encoding GRAS family protein RAM1-like: MEIIDQEDFLTLKLSIAPNHDGERKMKRTQTTEDISNYSSPTHEIPEEGKIISLLQTRETMLKMDHNKRSNEGESLHLIHSLFIAAASVNENDTTSALENLSQLYHSVSLRGNSVQRVATYFTDTLLAHLLTRKSPFYDAIMKGPSPEMELSAFISLYKASPFYQFAHFTANQAIIEAFEREGSKALHVIDFDVSYGFQWPSLMQSLSENATPTNKISLKITAFGENVEEFQETESRLVSFAKGFPNLVFEFHRLVRGSKNVKMEKRKDETVAINLVFHLTSLKTLSKISETLSFVYSLKPSIVVLVEQEGTCSSNKFLPRFMESLHQFAAIFDSLDDCLPLESDERLSIERDHLGKEIRSAINYDRDNNRSCPMFEKMETWSGRMERRGFVGVEQSCRAVMQAKLLLKTRSHCCPIKFDGENGGFRVFERENGKAISLGWQDRILITASSWCLGV, encoded by the coding sequence ATGGAAATCATAGACCAAGAGGACTTCTTGACCCTCAAACTCTCCATAGCTCCGAACCACGACGGCGAGAGAAAGATGAAAAGAACCCAAACCACGGAAGATATATCAAACTACTCAAGCCCGACGCATGAAATCCCGGAGGAGGGCAAGATCATCTCCCTCCTCCAAACAAGGGAGACAATGCTAAAGATGGATCACAACAAGAGATCAAATGAAGGTGAAAGCCTCCATTTGATCCATTCCCTCTTCATCGCTGCTGCCTCCGTGAATGAAAACGACACGACCTCGGCCCTCGAAAACCTCTCCCAACTCTACCATTCTGTCTCCTTGAGAGGCAACTCCGTCCAACGAGTTGCAACCTACTTCACCGACACCCTCCTAGCCCATCTCCTCACCCGAAAATCGCCCTTCTACGATGCCATCATGAAGGGGCCCTCACCCGAGATGGAGTTATCGGCTTTCATATCTCTTTACAAGGCCTCACCATTCTACCAATTTGCTCACTTCACAGCCAATCAAGCCATCATCGAAGCCTTCGAGAGAGAGGGCAGTAAGGCTCTTCACGTGATCGATTTCGACGTCTCCTACGGCTTCCAATGGCCCTCCCTCATGCAGTCCCTATCAGAAAACGCCACTCCCACAAACAAGATTTCTTTAAAGATCACTGCCTTCGGTGAGAATGTGGAAGAGTTCCAAGAAACTGAATCAAGATTGGTGAGCTTCGCAAAGGGCTTCCCCAACCTCGTTTTCGAGTTCCATCGCCTTGTTAGAGGATCCAAGAATGTGAAGATGGAGAAGAGGAAGGATGAGACAGTTGCTATCAACTTAGTATTCCATCTCACTTCACTCAAAACTCTCTCCAAAATCTCAGAAACTCTAAGCTTTGTCTACTCTCTTAAGCCCTCGATTGTCGTTCTAGTCGAGCAAGAAGGCACATGCAGCAGCAACAAGTTCTTACCTAGATTCATGGAGTCTTTGCATCAATTTGCAGCGATTTTTGATTCATTGGATGACTGCCTTCCATTAGAGAGTGATGAGAGGCTGAGCATTGAGAGGGATCATCTTGGGAAGGAGATTAGGAGTGCGATAAACTATGATAGAGACAACAACAGGAGCTGTCCGATGTTTGAGAAGATGGAGACATGGAGTGGGAGGATGGAGAGAAGGGGCTTTGTGGGAGTTGAGCAGAGCTGCAGAGCTGTGATGCAGGCAAAGTTGCTGCTGAAAACCAGAAGCCATTGTTGCCCAATCAAGTTTGATGGAGAGAATGGTGGTTTTAGAgtttttgagagagagaatggcAAAGCTATCTCTCTAGGATGGCAAGATAGAATTTTGATCACAGCATCTTCTTGGTGTTTAGGTGTATGA